A genomic window from Pseudothermotoga sp. includes:
- a CDS encoding flagellin, with product MRINHNINALNAWRSMSETQYSMSKTLEKLSSGLRINRAGD from the coding sequence ATGCGTATAAACCACAACATCAACGCGTTGAACGCTTGGAGGAGCATGAGCGAAACACAGTATTCGATGAGCAAAACGCTCGAGAAACTCTCTTCAGGTCTTAGGATCAACAGAGCTGGAGAC